In a single window of the Streptomyces sp. NBC_00094 genome:
- a CDS encoding VOC family protein, protein MAVRTEGTPCWVDAQLPDLEAGKRFYGELFGWTFDPERDEALLDGRRVAGLLPKRDGRMPTTWTVYLATEDAGVLAERIKAAGGQMVMEPYPVGPFGVLALAADPGGAVFGLRQSGDDDGFERTNVPGAFCWMEVYTRRPDTVDTFYATVFGYLGRQADAAAEGKTAGFDYRVWSPPGSRPGDDSAFGGRAVITDDFPAELPGHVLVYFAVRDCDEACATTVRLGGRVTTPPFDTPHGRIAVLQDNQGARFAVLAEPAGTP, encoded by the coding sequence ATGGCCGTACGTACTGAGGGCACCCCGTGCTGGGTGGACGCGCAGCTCCCCGACCTCGAGGCGGGCAAGCGCTTCTACGGCGAGCTCTTCGGCTGGACCTTCGACCCCGAACGCGACGAGGCCCTCCTCGACGGACGCAGGGTCGCCGGGCTGCTCCCCAAGCGGGACGGCCGCATGCCCACCACCTGGACCGTCTACCTCGCCACCGAGGACGCGGGCGTCCTCGCCGAGCGGATCAAGGCCGCCGGCGGCCAGATGGTCATGGAGCCCTACCCCGTGGGCCCGTTCGGCGTCCTCGCGCTCGCCGCCGACCCCGGCGGCGCCGTCTTCGGACTCCGCCAGTCCGGTGACGACGACGGCTTCGAGAGGACGAACGTACCCGGCGCCTTCTGCTGGATGGAGGTGTACACGCGCCGTCCGGACACCGTCGACACCTTCTACGCCACCGTCTTCGGCTACCTCGGCCGCCAGGCCGACGCCGCCGCGGAGGGCAAGACCGCCGGCTTCGACTACCGCGTCTGGTCGCCCCCCGGCTCCCGGCCCGGCGACGACAGCGCCTTCGGCGGGCGCGCCGTCATCACCGACGACTTCCCGGCCGAGCTGCCCGGCCACGTCCTCGTCTACTTCGCCGTCCGCGACTGCGACGAGGCCTGCGCGACCACCGTCCGGCTCGGCGGCCGCGTCACCACCCCGCCCTTCGACACCCCGCACGGGCGCATCGCCGTCCTCCAGGACAACCAGGGCGCCCGCTTCGCGGTCCTCGCGGAACCCGCCGGTACGCCCTGA
- a CDS encoding TetR family transcriptional regulator, translating into MTGQVRTVDGRVAGRRGQATRQKLLDCLGEMLSSSPYRDVKVIDVARKAGTSPATFYQYFPDVEGAVLEIAEEMAKEGAGLTELVSGRSWVGKAGWQTSEELVEGFLDFWRKHDAILRVVDLGAAEGDKRFYKIRMKILNSVTNSLTDAVKELQAKGKVDKEVNPAAMAGSLVAMLASVAGHQKGFQTWGVKQAELKPNLALLVHLGITGKKPTR; encoded by the coding sequence ATGACAGGACAAGTACGCACCGTCGACGGCCGCGTGGCCGGACGACGCGGTCAGGCGACGCGGCAGAAGCTGCTCGACTGCCTCGGTGAGATGCTCAGCTCCTCGCCCTACCGGGACGTCAAGGTCATCGATGTGGCCCGGAAGGCGGGTACTTCACCCGCGACGTTCTATCAGTACTTCCCGGACGTCGAGGGCGCGGTTCTCGAGATCGCGGAGGAAATGGCCAAGGAGGGAGCCGGGTTGACCGAGCTGGTCTCCGGCCGCTCCTGGGTCGGCAAGGCCGGCTGGCAGACCTCCGAGGAGCTCGTCGAAGGCTTCCTGGACTTCTGGCGCAAGCACGACGCGATCCTCCGTGTCGTGGACCTCGGCGCAGCCGAGGGCGACAAGAGGTTCTACAAGATCCGCATGAAGATCCTGAACTCGGTCACCAACTCCCTCACGGACGCGGTGAAGGAGCTCCAGGCGAAGGGCAAGGTCGACAAGGAGGTCAACCCCGCCGCCATGGCGGGCTCCCTGGTGGCGATGCTGGCCTCGGTGGCCGGCCACCAGAAGGGCTTCCAGACCTGGGGCGTCAAGCAGGCCGAACTCAAGCCGAACCTCGCGCTCTTGGTGCACCTGGGCATCACCGGCAAGAAGCCGACCAGATAG
- a CDS encoding nitroreductase family deazaflavin-dependent oxidoreductase codes for MPVGVRLMQKVSSTRTFARIAPHVIPAMDKAVHRLTGGKVLLSARMLPGVILTARGAKSGQPRVTPLACMPEPDGGWLLIGSNFGRPGHPAWTANLLAHPDVEVNWRGEDVPVRAELLAGEARAAAWKSALEFWPPYATYQQRVEREIRLFRLTRR; via the coding sequence ATGCCCGTCGGCGTGAGACTGATGCAGAAGGTGTCCTCGACCCGGACGTTCGCCCGGATCGCCCCGCACGTCATCCCGGCCATGGACAAGGCCGTACACCGGCTGACCGGGGGAAAGGTGCTGCTCAGCGCCCGGATGCTGCCGGGGGTGATCCTCACCGCCCGCGGCGCGAAGAGCGGACAGCCGAGGGTGACGCCGCTCGCCTGCATGCCGGAGCCCGACGGCGGCTGGCTGCTCATCGGCTCCAACTTCGGCAGGCCCGGACACCCGGCCTGGACGGCGAACCTGCTCGCCCACCCGGACGTCGAGGTCAACTGGCGGGGCGAGGACGTCCCCGTACGGGCGGAGCTCCTCGCGGGGGAGGCGCGGGCGGCGGCCTGGAAGTCGGCGCTGGAGTTCTGGCCCCCGTACGCCACGTACCAGCAGCGGGTGGAGCGGGAGATCCGGCTCTTCCGGCTGACCCGGCGCTGA
- a CDS encoding acyl-CoA dehydrogenase family protein, with protein sequence MDAADTAALAAALTEEQQEIRRTLRDLLTERAGPRENREATATPEGYDTGLWARMSGTLGLAGLALPEEYGGVGCGPAELALACEETGRALAPSPLLATAVLAAPLIAALGTPAQRAELLPRVADGSLTCALAVPGGSLALALGLTGDNASECWSGGGRAGGVQARAVDGGWRLYGEAAQVLDGHSAGLLIVAAHAGGFARSRTLLFLVRTGAEAEAGDPAAPGTVRQEGAGPAAPRLVRTRRTTLDLTRTQATVELRDAEAELLGEEPADVLGALAATGRTAAVMLAAEAVGAARATLDRTIDHVGSREQFGRPVGSFQAVKHRLADLYVQVEAARSLTYCAAREPGPGPESGPLALAHALEALRATAGESIQLHGGIGFTWEHEAHLFFKRAASDELLFGPARRLRARAAERTGLFGEVAA encoded by the coding sequence ATGGACGCCGCCGACACCGCAGCGCTCGCCGCCGCGCTCACCGAGGAACAGCAGGAGATCCGCCGCACCCTGCGGGACCTGCTCACCGAACGGGCCGGGCCACGGGAGAACCGCGAGGCCACCGCCACCCCCGAGGGGTACGACACCGGGCTCTGGGCCCGCATGTCCGGCACCCTCGGCCTCGCGGGACTCGCCCTCCCCGAGGAGTACGGGGGCGTCGGCTGCGGGCCCGCCGAACTCGCCCTCGCCTGCGAGGAGACCGGCCGCGCCCTCGCGCCCTCCCCGCTCCTCGCCACCGCCGTGCTCGCCGCCCCACTGATCGCCGCCCTCGGCACCCCCGCCCAGCGCGCGGAACTCCTCCCGCGCGTCGCCGACGGGAGCCTGACCTGCGCGCTCGCCGTCCCCGGCGGCTCCCTCGCACTCGCCCTCGGCCTGACCGGCGACAACGCGTCGGAGTGCTGGTCGGGCGGTGGCCGGGCCGGCGGCGTCCAGGCGCGCGCGGTGGACGGGGGCTGGCGGCTGTACGGGGAGGCCGCCCAGGTCCTCGACGGGCACAGCGCCGGACTCCTGATCGTCGCCGCCCACGCGGGCGGCTTCGCCCGGAGCCGTACGCTCCTCTTCCTCGTGCGGACGGGGGCGGAGGCGGAGGCCGGCGATCCGGCGGCCCCCGGGACCGTACGGCAGGAAGGCGCCGGTCCGGCGGCCCCCCGGCTCGTACGGACCCGGCGGACCACCCTCGATCTCACCCGCACGCAGGCCACCGTCGAGCTCCGGGACGCCGAGGCCGAACTCCTCGGCGAGGAACCGGCCGACGTCCTCGGCGCGCTCGCCGCCACCGGCCGGACCGCCGCCGTCATGCTCGCCGCCGAGGCGGTCGGCGCCGCCCGCGCCACCCTCGACCGGACGATCGACCACGTCGGCTCGCGCGAACAGTTCGGCCGGCCCGTCGGCTCCTTCCAGGCGGTCAAGCACCGCCTCGCCGACCTCTACGTCCAGGTCGAGGCGGCCCGCTCCCTGACCTACTGCGCGGCCCGCGAGCCGGGACCCGGGCCCGAGAGCGGGCCGCTCGCGCTCGCCCACGCCCTGGAGGCGCTGCGCGCCACCGCCGGCGAGAGCATCCAGCTCCACGGCGGCATCGGATTCACCTGGGAGCACGAGGCCCACCTCTTCTTCAAGAGGGCCGCCTCCGATGAGCTGCTCTTCGGACCCGCCCGGCGCCTCCGCGCCAGGGCGGCGGAACGGACCGGACTCTTCGGAGAGGTGGCGGCGTAG
- a CDS encoding acetyl-CoA acetyltransferase, whose translation MPATPRSPRRVAVVGVSLSDCGRVDEATPYALHAQAARRALADSGLDRSLIDGLASAGLGTLAPVEVAEYLGLRPRWVDSTAVGGATWEVMAAHAADAIAAGHANAVLLVYGSTARADIRARRRTANLSFGSRGPLQFEVPYGHTLIAKYAMAARRHMHQYGTTLEQLAEVAVQARANAALNPEAMFRDPITVDEVLDGPMIADPFTKLHCCLRSDGGCAVLLVAEEYVQDCRTDPVWVLGTGEYASHTTMSEWEDFTVSPAAVSGRLAFERAGVTPADIDLAEVYDAFTYMTLVTLEDLGFCAKGEGGAFFGEKDRLPVNTDGGGLSACHPGMRGLFLLVEAVRQLRGEAPGLQVRRADGSLPELAVASGTGGWFCSSGTVVLGRS comes from the coding sequence ATGCCTGCCACTCCACGCAGCCCCCGCCGCGTCGCCGTCGTCGGCGTCTCCCTCTCCGACTGCGGCCGTGTCGACGAGGCCACCCCGTACGCACTCCACGCCCAGGCCGCCCGGCGCGCCCTCGCGGACAGCGGCCTCGACCGCTCGCTGATCGACGGCCTGGCCTCGGCGGGTCTCGGCACCCTCGCACCGGTCGAGGTCGCCGAGTACCTGGGCCTGCGCCCCCGCTGGGTGGACTCGACCGCCGTCGGCGGCGCCACCTGGGAGGTCATGGCCGCGCACGCCGCCGACGCGATAGCCGCCGGCCACGCCAACGCGGTCCTGCTCGTGTACGGCTCCACCGCCCGCGCCGACATCAGGGCCCGGCGCCGGACGGCGAACCTCTCCTTCGGCTCGCGCGGCCCGCTCCAGTTCGAAGTCCCGTACGGGCACACGCTGATCGCCAAGTACGCGATGGCCGCCCGCCGCCACATGCACCAGTACGGGACGACCCTGGAGCAGCTCGCGGAGGTCGCCGTCCAGGCCCGGGCGAACGCGGCGCTCAACCCCGAGGCGATGTTCCGGGACCCGATCACGGTCGACGAGGTGCTGGACGGCCCGATGATCGCGGACCCGTTCACCAAGCTGCACTGCTGTCTGCGCAGCGACGGCGGCTGCGCGGTGCTGCTCGTCGCCGAGGAGTACGTCCAGGACTGCCGGACGGACCCGGTCTGGGTGCTCGGCACGGGCGAGTACGCCTCGCACACCACGATGTCGGAGTGGGAGGACTTCACGGTCTCCCCGGCGGCGGTCAGCGGCCGGCTCGCCTTCGAGCGGGCGGGCGTGACCCCGGCCGACATCGACCTGGCCGAGGTCTACGACGCCTTCACCTACATGACGCTGGTGACCCTGGAGGACCTGGGCTTCTGTGCGAAGGGCGAGGGCGGCGCGTTCTTCGGGGAGAAGGACCGGCTGCCGGTGAACACGGACGGCGGCGGGCTCTCCGCCTGCCACCCCGGGATGCGCGGACTGTTCCTGCTGGTGGAGGCGGTGCGGCAGCTGCGCGGGGAGGCGCCGGGACTGCAGGTGCGGCGGGCGGACGGCTCGCTGCCGGAGCTGGCGGTGGCCTCGGGGACGGGGGGCTGGTTCTGCTCCTCGGGGACGGTGGTGCTGGGCCGGTCCTGA
- a CDS encoding FAD-dependent monooxygenase, with amino-acid sequence MNSTTAKATTKTVLISGASVAGPALALWLHRYGFTVTVVERAPELRTGGYKVDIRGTAIEVCRRMGILDEIRANSTDMRGGSYVDDAGRTIGELPADIFGGRVEEDDEIMRGELARILHDRTRDDVEYLFGDSIAALDEDADGVTVTFESGTVRRFDLVVGADGLHSNTRRLAFGEEERFTRHLGAYISIFTAPNHLGLDRWETYHAIPRKLLCVYSASGETDAKNLFIFSAPEKLPYDLRDVTDQKRLLTDTFTGDGWEVPRLLGHAADADDFYLDSMSLVEMDRWSRGRVVLLGDAAHCSSPASGQGTGLALTGAYILAGELARAGGDHTAAFARYEERMRPGVLQNQKMAEGFVKEMTVGSKWRIALRMFMVRTLPKTPWKNLIAKKIRDGIQAAANAVPLEEYAAPTTATAPTAVPATDAGTGEGPARPTVTA; translated from the coding sequence ATGAACAGCACCACCGCCAAGGCCACGACCAAGACCGTCCTCATCTCCGGCGCCTCCGTCGCCGGCCCGGCCCTCGCCCTCTGGCTGCACCGCTACGGCTTCACCGTCACCGTCGTCGAGCGCGCCCCCGAACTCCGCACCGGCGGCTACAAGGTGGACATCCGCGGCACCGCGATCGAGGTCTGCCGACGGATGGGGATCCTCGACGAGATCCGCGCCAACTCCACGGACATGCGCGGCGGTTCGTACGTGGACGACGCCGGCCGCACGATCGGCGAGCTGCCCGCCGACATCTTCGGCGGACGCGTCGAGGAGGACGACGAGATCATGCGCGGCGAACTCGCCCGCATCCTCCACGACCGCACCCGCGACGACGTCGAGTACCTCTTCGGCGACTCGATCGCCGCCCTCGACGAGGACGCCGACGGGGTCACGGTGACCTTCGAGAGCGGCACCGTCCGCCGCTTCGACCTGGTCGTCGGCGCCGACGGACTGCACTCGAACACCCGGCGCCTGGCCTTCGGCGAGGAGGAGCGGTTCACCCGCCACCTCGGCGCGTACATCTCCATCTTCACCGCCCCCAACCACCTGGGCCTGGACCGCTGGGAGACGTACCACGCGATCCCCCGGAAGCTGCTGTGCGTCTACAGCGCCTCCGGCGAGACCGACGCCAAGAACCTCTTCATCTTCTCCGCACCCGAGAAGCTCCCCTACGACCTCCGGGACGTCACCGACCAGAAGCGGCTGCTCACCGACACCTTCACCGGCGACGGCTGGGAGGTCCCCCGGCTCCTCGGACACGCGGCCGACGCCGACGACTTCTACCTCGACTCCATGTCCCTCGTCGAGATGGACCGCTGGTCGCGGGGGCGCGTCGTCCTCCTCGGCGACGCCGCCCACTGCTCCTCCCCCGCCTCCGGCCAGGGCACCGGACTCGCCCTCACCGGCGCGTACATCCTGGCGGGCGAGCTGGCCCGGGCCGGCGGCGACCACACGGCGGCCTTCGCCCGCTACGAGGAGCGGATGCGGCCGGGCGTGCTGCAGAACCAGAAGATGGCCGAGGGCTTCGTGAAGGAGATGACCGTCGGCTCGAAGTGGAGGATCGCCCTGCGCATGTTCATGGTGCGGACCCTGCCGAAGACCCCGTGGAAGAACCTCATCGCGAAGAAGATCCGCGACGGGATCCAGGCGGCGGCGAACGCGGTCCCGCTGGAGGAGTACGCGGCGCCCACGACCGCGACCGCGCCCACCGCCGTGCCGGCCACGGACGCGGGCACCGGCGAGGGCCCCGCGCGCCCTACCGTGACGGCATGA
- a CDS encoding pyridoxal 5'-phosphate synthase, with product MTDFHRALHSLRVWDTELPSFDPADTPPEPLALFHDWFTEAVAAGQTEPHTLSLATVDEDGRPDVRTVMLHDADERGWHFASHAGSAKGRQLAARPEAALGFYWPAQGRQVRIRGHVTTGTPEEAYEDLHARTTGALASALVGRQSEVLDSPGTLAEASAAAWLRAEAEPDAHAPSWTLYVVEPAEVEFFQGDARRRHLRLRYRRDPAPGTTGATRWVRELLWP from the coding sequence ATGACCGACTTCCACCGCGCCCTCCACTCCCTCCGGGTCTGGGACACCGAACTGCCCTCCTTCGACCCGGCGGACACCCCTCCCGAGCCCCTCGCCCTCTTCCACGACTGGTTCACCGAGGCGGTCGCGGCCGGCCAGACCGAGCCGCACACCCTTTCCCTGGCCACCGTGGACGAGGACGGCAGGCCCGACGTCCGTACGGTGATGCTGCACGACGCCGACGAGCGCGGCTGGCACTTCGCCTCGCACGCCGGCAGCGCCAAGGGCCGCCAGCTCGCCGCCCGCCCCGAGGCCGCGCTCGGCTTCTACTGGCCGGCCCAGGGCCGCCAGGTCCGGATCCGGGGCCACGTCACCACCGGCACCCCCGAGGAGGCGTACGAGGACCTCCACGCCCGTACCACCGGCGCCCTCGCCTCGGCGCTCGTCGGCCGGCAGAGCGAGGTCCTGGACTCCCCCGGGACCCTCGCCGAGGCGAGCGCGGCGGCCTGGCTCCGGGCCGAGGCCGAGCCGGACGCCCACGCCCCCAGCTGGACCCTGTACGTGGTCGAACCGGCCGAGGTCGAGTTCTTCCAGGGCGACGCCCGCCGCCGCCACCTCCGCCTCCGTTATCGCCGCGACCCGGCCCCCGGCACCACCGGCGCGACCCGATGGGTCCGCGAGCTGCTCTGGCCCTGA
- a CDS encoding long-chain fatty acid--CoA ligase, with protein sequence MSVVTAASGTEPVEPHKTLVDGQVREVSVPALVPRVRRGSLADLPYDNARQDPEAALFSRKGPEGEWYDVTASRFAADVHAVAKGLIAHGLRPGDRLALMARTTYEWTLIDFAAWAAGLVTVPVYPTSSAFQTRWILQDSGAAACVVEDPEQARLVSAERRQLPGLAHLWVLDTGAVDLLRRAGARVADEAVTARRGLLTPETLATLVYTSGTTGRPKGCALTHANFFAEVDNAVRLLHPVFVSESKEPAATLLFLPLSHVFGRMVAVGCVRARVRVGHAPSVEGEELLTDLAAFRPTFLLAIPYVLEKVFNTARATAERGGKAAAFDRAARTARRYGRTSRPSLPLRAARALYDPLVYRRIRAALGGRVQYVICGGSPLAAPLAEFFNGAGVEVFEGYGLTETTAASTVTPPQRPRTGTVGWPLPGTAVRIADDGEVWLKGGHVFAGYWDAQRGAALPYTDDGWFPTGDLGSLDEDGYLRITGRKKDILITSAGKNVAPAPLEDWLRAHPLVSQCMVLGDDRPYVTALITLDHEGLAHWRRMRHKDHLALWELTRDEELLATVQRGVDDANRLVSRAESIRGFRLLTSEFSERSGHLTPSLKLKRRAVLRDFAREIDEMYGAGGTP encoded by the coding sequence GTGTCAGTCGTCACCGCCGCATCCGGGACCGAGCCGGTCGAGCCGCACAAGACGCTGGTCGACGGGCAGGTACGGGAGGTCTCCGTGCCCGCCCTCGTGCCCCGGGTCCGCCGCGGCTCCCTCGCCGACCTGCCGTACGACAACGCCCGCCAGGACCCCGAGGCCGCGCTCTTCTCCCGGAAGGGGCCGGAGGGGGAGTGGTACGACGTCACCGCGTCCCGCTTCGCCGCCGACGTCCACGCCGTCGCCAAGGGGCTCATCGCCCACGGCCTCCGCCCCGGCGACCGGCTCGCCCTCATGGCCCGCACCACCTACGAGTGGACCCTGATCGACTTCGCGGCCTGGGCCGCCGGACTCGTCACCGTCCCCGTCTACCCCACCTCCTCCGCCTTCCAGACCCGCTGGATCCTCCAGGACTCCGGCGCCGCCGCCTGCGTCGTCGAGGACCCCGAGCAGGCCCGGCTCGTCTCCGCCGAGCGCCGGCAGCTCCCCGGCCTCGCCCACCTCTGGGTCCTCGACACCGGCGCCGTCGACCTGCTCCGCAGAGCCGGCGCCCGGGTCGCCGACGAGGCCGTCACCGCCCGCCGCGGACTGCTCACCCCCGAGACCCTCGCCACCCTCGTCTACACCTCCGGCACCACGGGCCGGCCCAAGGGCTGTGCCCTCACCCACGCCAACTTCTTCGCCGAGGTCGACAACGCCGTCCGGCTCCTCCACCCGGTCTTCGTCTCGGAGAGCAAGGAGCCGGCCGCCACCCTCCTCTTCCTGCCGCTCTCGCACGTCTTCGGGCGGATGGTCGCCGTCGGCTGCGTTCGGGCCCGGGTCCGCGTCGGCCACGCCCCCTCCGTCGAGGGCGAGGAGCTCCTCACGGACCTGGCCGCCTTCCGGCCGACCTTCCTCCTCGCCATCCCGTACGTCCTGGAGAAGGTCTTCAACACCGCCCGCGCCACCGCCGAACGCGGAGGCAAGGCCGCCGCCTTCGACCGGGCCGCCCGGACGGCCCGCCGCTACGGACGGACGTCCAGGCCCTCGCTCCCGCTGCGGGCCGCGCGGGCGCTGTACGACCCGCTCGTCTACCGGCGGATCCGGGCCGCGCTCGGCGGCCGGGTGCAGTACGTGATCTGCGGCGGCTCCCCGCTCGCCGCCCCGCTCGCGGAGTTCTTCAACGGCGCAGGCGTCGAGGTCTTCGAGGGGTACGGCCTGACGGAGACCACGGCCGCCTCGACGGTCACCCCGCCGCAGCGGCCGCGCACCGGCACCGTCGGCTGGCCCCTGCCGGGCACGGCCGTCCGGATAGCCGACGACGGTGAGGTCTGGCTCAAGGGCGGCCACGTCTTCGCCGGGTACTGGGACGCCCAGCGCGGGGCGGCCCTGCCGTACACCGACGACGGCTGGTTCCCCACCGGCGACCTCGGCTCGCTCGACGAGGACGGCTACCTGCGGATCACCGGCCGCAAGAAGGACATCCTCATCACCTCGGCGGGCAAGAACGTGGCCCCGGCCCCGCTGGAGGACTGGCTGCGCGCCCACCCGCTGGTCTCCCAGTGCATGGTCCTGGGCGACGACCGTCCGTACGTCACGGCCCTGATCACCCTCGACCACGAGGGCCTCGCGCACTGGCGGCGGATGCGGCACAAGGACCATCTGGCGCTCTGGGAGCTGACCCGGGACGAGGAGCTGCTCGCCACGGTCCAGCGGGGCGTGGACGATGCCAACCGGCTGGTCTCGCGGGCCGAGTCGATCCGTGGATTCCGGCTTCTGACCAGCGAGTTCTCGGAGCGGTCCGGGCATCTGACCCCGTCGCTGAAGCTCAAACGGCGGGCGGTGCTACGGGACTTCGCGCGGGAGATCGACGAGATGTACGGGGCGGGGGGCACCCCCTGA